In one window of Sandaracinaceae bacterium DNA:
- a CDS encoding DEAD/DEAH box helicase — translation MTLSHPARRTRAAVDLLPDPLAAAHPCTRRWFASAFPAPTHAQAAAWPVIASGASTLLLAPTGSGKTLSAFLVALDRLMFGDRATHGGTRVVYLSPLKALGVDVERNLRAPLAGLAAQAARDGVPHHVPSVGVRSGDTPQKVRAQLGRRPPDILITTPESLYLLLTSQARAGLAHVEVVIVDEIHAVVGTKRGAHLALSLERLEALRQAAQPAPPPLQRIGLSATQRPLSEVATFLGGFGAVRGAPTDTQSPGVSPRPVQVVDAGRTKRFALQVELPPELPAEEGPPGDTAGGPAAPSIWPSLHARLLALVRAHHTTLVFVNSRRLAERLAQALNELAGEEVARAHHGSISKEARAALEERLKNGTLPAVVATSSLELGIDMGAVDLVVQVEAPPSVAAGIQRIGRAGHQVGAVSKGVLFPTHRSDLLACAALVQHVHAGHVEETRYLVNPLDVLAQQLVAMLATEPSRADTLYARVLGAAPFAELPRPVFDGVLDMLSGRYPSDRFAELRPRITWDRTTGALEARRGAKLLAVVNGGTIPDRGLYGVYLAGAEKPTRLGELDEEMVFESQAGDVFQLGATSWRVEEITHDRVLVSPAPGEAGRMPFWKGERPSRPLEFGEVIGALSERLARTAAPEALGVLRDTHALDEHAAHELLRYVDEQREATGVVPSDRVIVLERFADAVGDRCVAILSPFGGRVHAPWAVAVKRRLEAAYGTTLDVMWHDEGMVFRLPELAQAPDPSLFLPESEGIEDEVSGALADTALFAAHFRENAGRALLLPKRRPGQRVPLWLNRRRSADLLGVAGDFGDFPIVLETYRECLRDVFDLPGLATLLRRLEQREVTLSVVDSVRPSPFARSLLFSWVGNYLYDDDAPVAERQARALTLDHAQLRALLGEPDLRKLLDPAAIEDVTYSLQHLDTRRARSADGVHDLLRDLGALTPAELARRYQGDEPLEAVLNTLRVRTRVVEIALGGEPHLIAAEDAARYRDALGVALPAGLPEAFLAPVADPLGDLVGRYARTHGPFRAADAQRALHLTVAATELALRALVKAGRLSEGAFLPSGEGHEYCDEQVLKRLRRASLAKHRREVEAVPAETLGRFLPAWHGVGAARRGPEALLDVIAQLEGYPLPASDLERSVLPARLPGFDPRDLDALLSAGDVVFQGQGALGARDLRVALYLAEHVDTLVEPPCTPSATRVPGGPDEAPTESLAARVLRTLAERGALFFHELLSETRGFPADVLATLWGLMADGVVTNDTFLPLRRMGSDARDSRGPARLRGVANRARATRHAPPGGEGRWSLLFPPGFTLDTPVTPTERAEARVTRLLLRHGVVLRESLTSESWQGGFAGAYPVLEALETTGRVRRGYFVDGLGGLQFAWPGAAERLRQLRTRAAEAPAEVLQLAATDPAQPYGAVLPWPVGPGRFARTAGARVWLVDGALTAYRGPSGKNLVTVLPDTEPQRARGAAVLVAALATCPDATHLEAVDGAHPRESALAPWLEAAGYRASARGVFRRASTDPGSAGTNHPP, via the coding sequence ATGACACTGTCACACCCAGCCCGTAGAACGAGAGCTGCCGTGGATCTCCTTCCCGACCCGCTCGCGGCGGCCCACCCCTGCACGCGCCGCTGGTTCGCCAGCGCCTTCCCCGCGCCCACGCACGCGCAGGCGGCGGCGTGGCCGGTCATCGCCAGCGGCGCGTCCACGCTGCTGCTCGCGCCCACCGGCTCGGGCAAGACCCTCTCGGCCTTCCTCGTCGCGCTCGACCGGCTGATGTTCGGGGACCGTGCCACGCACGGCGGCACGCGCGTGGTCTACCTCTCGCCCCTCAAGGCCCTGGGGGTGGACGTGGAGCGCAACCTGCGCGCGCCCCTCGCTGGGCTCGCCGCGCAGGCCGCCCGCGATGGCGTGCCCCACCACGTGCCCAGCGTGGGCGTGCGCTCGGGGGACACCCCACAGAAGGTGCGCGCGCAGCTGGGTCGGCGCCCCCCCGACATCCTCATCACCACGCCCGAGTCGCTCTACCTGCTGCTCACCAGCCAAGCGCGTGCTGGCCTGGCCCACGTGGAGGTCGTCATCGTCGACGAGATCCACGCCGTGGTGGGCACCAAGCGAGGCGCGCACCTGGCTCTCAGCCTCGAGCGGCTGGAGGCGCTTCGGCAGGCCGCGCAGCCCGCGCCCCCGCCGCTGCAGCGCATCGGGCTCAGCGCCACGCAGCGGCCTCTGTCGGAGGTGGCCACGTTCCTGGGTGGCTTCGGGGCCGTCCGCGGCGCGCCGACGGACACCCAGTCCCCAGGCGTGTCGCCGCGTCCCGTGCAGGTGGTGGACGCAGGCCGCACCAAGCGCTTCGCGCTGCAGGTGGAGCTGCCCCCGGAGCTCCCGGCCGAGGAGGGGCCCCCGGGAGACACCGCCGGCGGTCCCGCCGCCCCCAGCATCTGGCCCAGCCTGCACGCGCGCCTGCTGGCGCTGGTCCGGGCGCATCACACCACCTTGGTGTTCGTGAACAGCCGCCGGCTCGCCGAGCGCTTGGCCCAAGCGCTCAACGAGCTGGCGGGGGAGGAGGTGGCCCGCGCGCACCACGGGAGTATCAGCAAGGAAGCCCGCGCGGCCCTCGAGGAGCGTCTCAAGAACGGCACACTGCCCGCCGTGGTGGCCACCTCCTCGCTGGAGCTGGGCATCGACATGGGCGCGGTCGACCTGGTGGTGCAGGTGGAGGCCCCGCCGTCGGTCGCGGCGGGCATCCAGCGCATCGGGCGCGCGGGGCACCAGGTGGGCGCCGTGTCCAAGGGTGTGCTCTTCCCCACCCACCGCAGCGACCTGCTGGCCTGCGCTGCGCTCGTGCAGCACGTGCACGCCGGGCACGTGGAGGAGACGCGCTACCTCGTCAACCCGCTGGACGTGCTGGCGCAGCAGCTCGTGGCCATGCTCGCCACCGAGCCCAGCCGCGCAGACACGCTCTACGCGCGCGTGCTGGGGGCCGCCCCCTTCGCGGAGCTGCCACGACCCGTGTTCGATGGGGTGCTGGACATGCTCAGCGGCCGCTATCCCTCGGACCGCTTCGCGGAGCTGCGTCCACGCATCACTTGGGACCGCACCACCGGCGCGCTCGAGGCCCGGCGTGGCGCCAAGCTGCTGGCGGTGGTCAACGGCGGCACCATCCCGGACCGGGGGCTGTATGGGGTCTATCTGGCCGGCGCCGAGAAGCCCACGCGCCTGGGCGAGCTGGACGAGGAGATGGTCTTCGAGTCGCAGGCGGGCGACGTGTTCCAGCTGGGGGCCACGTCCTGGCGGGTCGAGGAGATCACGCACGACCGCGTGCTCGTCAGCCCGGCCCCGGGCGAAGCGGGCCGCATGCCGTTCTGGAAAGGGGAGCGCCCGTCTCGTCCGCTCGAGTTCGGGGAGGTCATCGGGGCGCTCAGCGAGCGGCTGGCGCGCACGGCTGCTCCCGAAGCACTGGGTGTGCTTCGTGATACCCACGCCCTCGACGAGCACGCCGCCCACGAGCTGCTGCGCTACGTCGACGAGCAGCGCGAGGCAACGGGGGTGGTGCCCAGTGACCGGGTCATCGTGCTGGAGCGCTTCGCGGACGCGGTCGGCGACCGCTGCGTGGCCATCCTCTCGCCCTTCGGCGGGCGGGTGCACGCGCCCTGGGCCGTGGCGGTCAAGCGCCGCCTCGAAGCGGCCTACGGCACCACGCTGGACGTCATGTGGCACGACGAGGGCATGGTCTTCCGGCTGCCCGAGCTGGCCCAGGCGCCGGATCCGAGCCTGTTCCTGCCCGAGTCGGAGGGTATCGAAGACGAGGTCTCGGGCGCCCTGGCCGACACGGCCCTCTTCGCGGCGCACTTTCGCGAGAACGCGGGCCGCGCGCTGCTGCTGCCCAAGCGGCGCCCTGGACAGCGCGTGCCGCTCTGGCTCAACCGGCGGCGCTCGGCCGACCTGCTCGGGGTGGCCGGGGACTTCGGCGACTTCCCCATCGTGCTGGAGACCTACCGCGAGTGCCTGCGCGACGTGTTCGACTTGCCGGGCCTGGCCACCCTGCTGCGGCGGCTCGAGCAGCGCGAGGTGACCCTGAGCGTGGTGGACAGCGTGCGTCCTTCGCCCTTCGCGCGCTCGCTGCTCTTCAGCTGGGTAGGCAACTACCTCTACGACGACGACGCGCCCGTGGCGGAGCGCCAGGCCCGCGCGCTCACCCTGGACCACGCTCAGCTGCGGGCGCTGCTGGGCGAGCCCGACCTGCGCAAGCTGCTCGACCCTGCCGCCATCGAGGACGTGACGTACAGCCTGCAGCACCTGGACACGCGGCGGGCGCGCTCGGCCGACGGCGTGCACGACCTCCTACGCGACCTCGGTGCGCTCACCCCGGCGGAGCTCGCCCGGCGCTACCAGGGCGACGAGCCTCTCGAGGCCGTGCTGAACACCCTCCGAGTCCGGACGCGTGTCGTGGAGATCGCGCTGGGCGGCGAGCCCCACCTCATCGCGGCAGAGGACGCGGCGCGCTACCGCGACGCGCTCGGCGTGGCGTTGCCCGCGGGGCTCCCCGAGGCCTTCCTGGCCCCCGTCGCGGACCCTCTGGGTGACCTGGTGGGCCGCTACGCGCGCACCCACGGGCCGTTTCGCGCCGCCGACGCGCAGCGCGCCCTGCACCTCACCGTGGCGGCCACCGAGCTCGCGCTGCGTGCCCTGGTCAAGGCCGGGCGGCTCTCGGAGGGGGCCTTCCTGCCCAGCGGCGAGGGTCACGAGTATTGCGACGAGCAGGTGCTCAAGCGCCTGCGCCGCGCTTCGCTGGCCAAGCACCGACGCGAGGTGGAGGCCGTCCCGGCGGAGACGCTCGGGCGCTTCCTGCCCGCGTGGCACGGCGTGGGCGCCGCGCGGCGCGGTCCCGAGGCGCTGCTGGACGTCATCGCGCAGCTGGAGGGCTACCCGCTGCCCGCCTCGGACCTCGAGCGGAGCGTGCTGCCCGCGCGGTTGCCGGGCTTCGATCCGCGCGACCTGGACGCGCTGCTCTCGGCGGGCGATGTGGTGTTCCAAGGCCAGGGCGCGCTGGGCGCTCGCGATCTGCGCGTGGCCCTCTACCTGGCCGAGCACGTCGACACGCTGGTGGAGCCTCCATGCACGCCGTCCGCGACGCGGGTGCCGGGTGGTCCGGACGAGGCGCCCACGGAGAGCCTGGCCGCACGAGTGCTGCGCACGCTGGCCGAGCGCGGTGCGCTGTTCTTCCACGAGCTCCTGAGCGAGACGCGGGGGTTCCCCGCCGACGTGCTGGCCACGCTGTGGGGCCTGATGGCGGACGGCGTAGTCACGAACGATACGTTTCTGCCCCTCCGGCGCATGGGCAGCGACGCGCGCGACAGCCGCGGGCCTGCGCGGCTGCGGGGCGTCGCCAACCGGGCGCGCGCCACCCGGCACGCCCCGCCTGGCGGGGAGGGTCGCTGGTCGCTGCTCTTTCCGCCAGGATTCACGTTGGATACCCCCGTGACCCCCACCGAGCGGGCCGAGGCGCGCGTCACCCGCCTGTTGCTGCGTCATGGCGTGGTCTTGCGCGAGAGCCTCACCAGTGAGTCCTGGCAGGGCGGGTTCGCCGGCGCGTACCCGGTGCTGGAGGCGCTCGAGACCACGGGGCGCGTGCGGCGTGGCTACTTCGTGGACGGCCTCGGCGGGCTGCAATTCGCCTGGCCGGGCGCGGCCGAGCGCCTGCGACAGCTGCGCACCCGGGCCGCCGAGGCGCCTGCCGAGGTGCTGCAGCTGGCCGCCACCGACCCCGCGCAGCCCTACGGTGCGGTGCTGCCCTGGCCGGTGGGGCCGGGCCGCTTCGCGCGGACCGCAGGCGCCCGCGTGTGGTTGGTGGACGGCGCGCTCACCGCGTACCGTGGGCCCAGCGGCAAGAACCTCGTCACCGTGTTGCCCGACACCGAGCCGCAGCGCGCGCGCGGGGCCGCCGTCCTGGTCGCCGCCCTCGCCACCTGTCCCGACGCCACACACCTCGAAGCGGTGGATGGCGCGCACCCGCGCGAGTCCGCGCTGGCCCCCTGGCTCGAGGCCGCAGGCTACCGTGCCTCGGCGCGGGGGGTCTTCCGCCGCGCATCGACAGACCCGGGGTCCGCGGGTACGAACCACCCACCATGA